Genomic DNA from Marinobacter sp. MDS2:
CTAAGCATTCTCACCACCAGTGGTGTGCCCTTGGTGGAGGCCATGCGTATTGCTGGCGAAGTACTATCGAACGATTTTCTTCGGCAAGAATTGCGCGAAGCGGCTCGTAAGGTGAGTGAAGGTGGATCGCTCCACCGCGCTCTGGATCAAACGGGTTACTTCCCACCGATGATGCTGCATATGATTGCCAGCGGCGAATCCAGTGGCGAACTGGACAGCATGCTGGAGCGCACGGCGCGAATGCAGGAAAATACCTTGCAATCGAAAATCGCAGCGATCGTTGGCCTGTTCGAACCGATGATGCTGTTGATCATGGGCGTGGTGGTGCTGATCATTGTACTGGCCATCATGCTTCCGATTCTGAACATGAGTAACCTGGTGGGCTGATGAGAATCCGCAAGTTATCAGACCTACCGGAAGTTTTATAATCAAGAACCACGAGTAAATGACGAGTGACATTATGAGCAACAATCTGAACCGTAAATTCGCTGCTGTAAAGGGCTTCACCCTGATCGAAATCATGGTTGTGATGGTCATACTGGGGCTGCTGGTCGCCATTGTGGCGCCGAACATCATGGGCCGTAGCGATCAGGCGAAAGTGACCGTTGCCGAAACCCAGTTAAGCAACATCGCTAATGCGCTGGATCTGTATCGTCTTGATAACAGCCATTACCCGTCCACTCAGCAAGGTTTGGAAGCCTTGGTACGCAAGCCAAGCGGTAGCCCTGAACCCCGCAACTGGAACCCGGATGGTTACCTGAAAGCCGTTCCGGAAGATCCCTGGAATAACGAGTATCAATACGTTAGCCCGGGAACGGAAGGCCCTTACGATTTGTATTCATACGGCTCTGACGGGCAGGAAGGCGGTGACGGCGACGCCGCAGACATCAGCGTTTGGAATACCGAGCAGTAATTGATTGTGAACCATAGGACAGCCCATTCCGGTTTTACGCTGATCGAGATTCTGGTTGTCCTGATCATCGTCGGGCTGCTGGCTTCGCTTGCCGTCTTCAGCATGGGCGGCAATTCCCAGCAGCGCGAACTTGAAAGCCATGTACGCGAACTCTACCTGCTGATGCAAACTGCGTCCGAGCAAGCGGTTCTCAATAATCTGGAGCTCGGTTTATTACTGGAAGATGATGGCTATCAATTTGTCGCGTTTCAGGATGAAACCGGTGAGTGGAAACCCTCCGGTGAACGTCTGTTTCACCAACGTACATGGCCTGAATGGTTGTCGCTAACTCAATTCGTTGAAAGTGATGCTCCTCGGTTAACCTCCTCGGAAGCCAAGCTTCGACCTACGCTTGTGTTTTTCTCAAGCGGCGAAACCACGCCCTTCGAAATCGAATTTACCATCGGAAACGACAGCGACCTCGTGCATACCCTTGCTTCAGACGGCGTTTCCCCGCTGGAGTGGCGTCAGCCTGGCTCCGGAGACGAAGAATGGTAAGGCAACAGAGGGGCTTCACATTACTGGAAGTGCTTGTCGCGCTGCTCGTTTTCAGCCTTATTGCTACGG
This window encodes:
- the gspG gene encoding type II secretion system major pseudopilin GspG, with amino-acid sequence MTSDIMSNNLNRKFAAVKGFTLIEIMVVMVILGLLVAIVAPNIMGRSDQAKVTVAETQLSNIANALDLYRLDNSHYPSTQQGLEALVRKPSGSPEPRNWNPDGYLKAVPEDPWNNEYQYVSPGTEGPYDLYSYGSDGQEGGDGDAADISVWNTEQ
- the gspH gene encoding type II secretion system minor pseudopilin GspH, with product MNHRTAHSGFTLIEILVVLIIVGLLASLAVFSMGGNSQQRELESHVRELYLLMQTASEQAVLNNLELGLLLEDDGYQFVAFQDETGEWKPSGERLFHQRTWPEWLSLTQFVESDAPRLTSSEAKLRPTLVFFSSGETTPFEIEFTIGNDSDLVHTLASDGVSPLEWRQPGSGDEEW